In Penaeus monodon isolate SGIC_2016 chromosome 15, NSTDA_Pmon_1, whole genome shotgun sequence, a genomic segment contains:
- the LOC119582283 gene encoding nascent polypeptide-associated complex subunit alpha, muscle-specific form-like (The sequence of the model RefSeq protein was modified relative to this genomic sequence to represent the inferred CDS: added 26 bases not found in genome assembly), with protein MPYAYGYDVNSLDAQNRPVAFGHQEEGRADGQTVGRYYVQHPDTRLMIVDYVSDNTGFHPTYSFRGQAVKPQVSAPQPAPQIAPAPAPAPQPAPQIAPAPAPAPQPAPQIAPAPAPAPQIAPAPAPQIAPAPATAPALSPAPAPVPAPAPAPAPAPAPAPAPAPAPAPAPAPAPAPQLAPFNRPIILLTQPPLTTPNSAARPASSSPTQAAPASLTPTSAPQPTFPAFAQFPQAVPAPQLASAPARLQPIPQLATAPAPARSQPAFPVAQPLQSAPVPTGGQAALSSPSAPAQPAQFAPAPTSGQATLSSPTSAQTPQASAAPARNQSPLPPPRLPVQASAPVATGGQAALSSPSAPAQPVQFVPVPIGGQAGLSSPLDPAQASQASAAPGRSQSPLPPPSLPVQASAPVSGKAALSSPSAPAQLAQFAPVPTGGQAALSSPSAPAQLAQFAPVPTGGQAALSSPSAPAQLAQFAPVPTGGQAALSSPSAPAQPAQFAPVPTGGQAALSSPSAPAQAAQASPFTTPFVFLLQNPLSPISNGFPAAPASTGPVLAAQSPPALVPSRSRAPFPVSPAQAPQLSPVPSRNPVFRPTQPVQFSSVPGRSQPAPVLPVQAPQLSPVPNRSQAALSAPAPRPILAPTRNQAALPVPQTSLAPVRSQAASPAPQPSSAPARSQPTLLSPVQVRQPSIVPTRAQVFPISQVQQPSAPLLLQQVSSLPSQSSFNINRGQVFLPNQSIVSSSTGSSAFFIPSTVSQFNDRRNNSEEESREDDDGDDDDSGKEDDN; from the coding sequence ATGCCCTACGCCTATGGGTATGACGTTAACTCGCTCGACGCCCAGAACCGCCCCGTCGCCTTCGGGCACCAGGAGGAGGGCCGGGCCGATGGGCAAACCGTCGGTCGCTACTACGTCCAGCACCCGGACACGCGGCTCATGATCGTCGACTACGTCAGCGATAACACAGGCTTCCATCCCACCTACAGCTTCCGGGGCCAGGCCGTGAAGCCTCAGGTCTCTGCTCCACAGCCTGCTCCTCAGATTgcccctgctcctgctcctgctccacAGCCTGCTCCTCAGATTGCCCCTGCTCCTGCCCCTGCTCCCCAGCCTGCTCCTCAGATTgcccctgctcctgctcctgctcctcagATTgcccctgctcctgctcctcagATTGCCCCTGCtcctgctactgctcctgctctTTCCCCTGCTCCTGCCCCTGTCCCTgctcctgcccctgcccctgcccctgcccctgcccccgcccctgCTCCTGCCCCCGCCCCTGCTCCtgcccccgcccctgcccctgcTCCTCAGCTTGCTCCTTTTAACAGACCAATTATCCTCCTTACCCAGCCCCCCCTGACAACTCCAAATTCTGCTGCCCGTCCTGCTTCGTCATCTCCCACACAAGCTGCTCCTGCCTCTCTTACCCCTACATCAGCTCCTCAGCCTACCTTCCCTGCCTTTGCACAGTTCCCGCAGGCTGTCCCTGCCCCACAGTTGGCCTCTGCTCCTGCTAGACTTCAGCCAATTCCTCAGTTGGCCACTGCCCCAGCTCCTGCCAGAAGCCAGCCTGCTTTCCCTGTTGCTCAGCCTCTTCAGTCTGCCCCTGTTCCTACTGGTGGCCAggctgctctctcctctccttcagctCCTGCACAGCCTGCTCAGTTTGCGCCTGCTCCTACTAGTGGCCAGGCTACCCTTTCTTCTCCAACATCTGCCCAGACTCCGCAGGCTTCTGCTGCTCCAGCAAGAAATCAATCACCCCTTCCACCGCCTCGTCTTCCAGTACAAGCTTCTGCCCCTGTTGCTACTGGTGGCCAGgctgctctctcctctccgtcagcTCCTGCACAGCCTGTTCAGTTTGTGCCTGTTCCTATTGGTGGCCAGGCTGGCCTTTCCTCTCCATTAGATCCTGCACAGGCTTCGCAGGCTTCTGCTGCTCCAGGAAGAAGTCAGtcaccccttccacctcccagTCTTCCAGTACAGGCGTCTGCCCCTGTTAGTGGCAAGgctgctctctcttctccatcagcCCCTGCACAACTTGCTCAATTTGCGCCTGTTCCTACTGGTGGCCAGgctgctctctcttctccatcagcCCCTGCACAACTTGCTCAGTTTGCGCCTGTTCCTACTGGTGGCCAGgctgctctctcttctccatcagcCCCTGCACAACTTGCTCAGTTTGCGCCTGTTCCTACTGGTGGCCAGgctgctctctcttctccatcagcCCCTGCACAACCTGCTCAGTTTGCGCCTGTTCCTACTGGTGGCCAGGCTGCTCTTTCTTCCCCATCAGCTCCTGCACAGGCTGCTCAAGCTTCACCTTTCACAACACCTTTTGTCTTCCTTTTACAAAACCCACTGTCTCCCATATCTAATGGATTCCCAGCGGCTCCTGCTTCAACAGGGCCTGTACTGGCTGCTCAGTCTCCTCCTGCTCTCGTTCCTTCTAGAAGTCGGGCTCCATTCCCTGTTTCTCCAGCTCAGGCTCCTCAGCTTTCGCCTGTGCCTTCTAGAAATCCAGTTTTCCGTCCTACACAGCCTGTCCAGTTTTCTTCTGTTCCTGGTAGAAGTCAGCCTGCTCCAGTATTACCTGTACAAGCTCCTCAGCTTTCCCCTGTACCAAACAGAAGCCAGGCTGCCTTATCTGCACCAGCTCCCAGACCTATCCTTGCACCAACTAGAAATCAGGCTGCTCTTCCTGTTCCACAAACTTCGCTTGCTCCTGTCAGAAGTCAGGCTGCATCTCCAGCTCCTCAGCCATCTTCTGCCCCTGCTAGAAGTCAGCCTACCCTTCTATCTCCAGTTCAGGTCCGCCAGCCTTCCATCGTGCCAACCAGGGCACAAGTCTTCCCTATATCACAGGTCCAACAGCCCTCAGCCCCTCTCCTGCTGCAACAAGTGTCATCTTTGCCTTCCCAGTCGTCCTTCAACATCAACAGGGGTCAAGTCTTCCTTCCCAACCAGTCTATAGTTTCTTCATCAACAGGTTCTTC